From the genome of Maribacter algicola, one region includes:
- a CDS encoding T9SS type B sorting domain-containing protein: MHPSQQRRSLYVLLLILFSVVGSTALADSSITKIFSEVTLAVERVVENTVSKKKVETSSDFDISKTKDSKTKSASAMAPMFMTIIQGADEEVGCSTNGFTVARFNLCGNSDDRIISLSGGPYGSVSWQILGGSCSPDINNDCPNTGSCYTQVATGQTFSLDASSIPSTVGAEYRVVADGQIYYFKVKKSTINQTFVKEDYICDVPGRIQITNLSSAYEFSIDSGSGFGPWQGAIFSNLTPGTYIVKARLRNIPNTCEYPYEPIQIFERDLNLSVNFTDINCPGETGTITVTPTPGLGPYKYTLLNSMGVAQEFTAFIPDETYTFSAVGSGTYIAQVETQQCTGDPLNGINPPRIAVDTFGNPITIGSGISPLDASTEVNSSFGCSTISSVDITVNTSGGSAPYTFTVNGGPVQPSYGNAATDTGTTIYTVNSPGTYDFVITDSNGCIITASSNVEDLLPPDVTASGIDGTCSNGGARINFTVNDARGYNLSYRVNSGDPWVTAPQISVPAGTYNNIEVRYQQGGFECTITLPSVSVTTVGNISGSATKISDVTCDGSGGTNGGRIDFVGPFTGGSGSGYEFSIDGVNFTAITSYTNLSAGTYTPIIRDGGGCRLELTPIDILDVDPPTNLDFAQSNISCSAGTSDVTLTPTSNAPIVNYSIVSPVPFNNGGSATFVGLSTSTSYIFQITDANNCTYTEGFSPAVISSIRARVKSGGDLRVCNGATDGTGTFIIDGFANNYTYNINGGPESAPQNNAEVDLPLSGIGTYTITVTDADTGCTDTASFDIVDAPALDISGSTVTPMSCANGNVGSVRANFTGGWGGNRYTLTPPSGPAIGPRSGRTFSNLTIPGTYTLTAEDAEGCTDSFVFVLAPIDAPTVSLDNAASDFCYVPGTGATAVVTSTAGTAALGTHEYRINGGALQPTGTFNGLTPGNYTIEVVDGNNCSDSIVINIAPQLRVNTSIVTEIPCGGSPGQIRVDVSGGYASSTGLFEVSSDNGATFSAPAPYTSTTFFYDTAVDGTYIFRITDNNTTNAGCEATSAPLILNPPANIAAASVITRPVSCGAPNNGVVTIIPDGTSGVPPYEVNFNGMGWSSQTVYSDLPAGTYPFLVRDSRGCETVPANAVIGTDTTLPPDASVTQDAAICDGSGVVSGGITINGVTDGTPNFDFRIEDHTGTEITRLENQSAFPITISDTNLIPGNYTVITLDANGCTDIDTVTITSNEVVITPILPPLPPNCDDSAFTYAVSVSGGSGSYEIKLAQQPSFYPLNNTPGVNDHTFSNATDGIQYGIAYTVQVRDVVTGCLYEQEIPPVDAPSTLEITATSTPGACDVNRNGEIAYEVIGYNPGDVLRIELLNNDTNTTTVIVPSFTAPAPPYNNTYPELPGDYQIIVVNETDTCRDAAAVIIDQNLPAIDVISDVPANCNAFGQITVQGRGGSGGPYEYAFVPDGSPEPAYPADYVSTTTFVGPAGDYDIYVRDSGGCISFDIATVIQLDPDLPVPTFTVVNQCNPSSTSFDITVAMPNSVNTPRFTLAGDEQIPTDNGTNWVYTFTVASPGDYVVDVVDANGCTSQGTATVYNFLSATGTFSTDSTCNDADGEITIATFGGSGDFGYILSGTDYTGASVGPITQEDDPVFTGLTPGTYDVMVVDRIMFDGTNFCEYNVAGINLNQAAQPIITSELATDITCRDNNDGTIEVVVGPANALVPFTSQDMPITYILNNTLTSTEHDRNNTGTFSNLPQGDYQVQVVTQRGCEVLSAVHTITNPADFSITASAPDFACEPGANRYSSTIITVNVVDVGTVGSGYQYSITGFSNYQSGNTFEIVDNGSPQDITVYAIDGNGCQTTFDLPTINPPTDVVPTLSVVSALDCANDERVRIDVVGTTDFTIVTNSVVPIANVNVSGASFGFVDLPASGDYIMEIVDNTGGCTYPLPIHTVNDPQLPTVFITEAKPVSCFGTNDGELFITVSDYVGTYNYTVYMADDTTKSTPIATGSFDTTNFPDVNGEEARITGLPGGNLIVEVVSTDVPFCSNDSNVANIRTPNGPLQVTANSVGNVGCGNDSGEIQATGTGGWDGTPYEYRLLFSTDGGTSYTTEVAPFSNNNTFTGLEYGFYRVEIRDAELCTNTFDIELDEVPQIDAGIRQPQGLDCPNGNNAVLEAFDPTTGDATTATAGASGGFPGAGYNYRLLYLNGNDNTDIASTSGLQNTPTFIGSSGGFISAGWYAIEVSSSFGCLFVTEPYFVNPPPPVAPLLVQTRVPGCGGDGEMRLSIQNPDPSFTYEYAPVENGVVVGPYQTMVGTSVLVPGVQGITYQFDVRKTSAASTCLAIRSNGITMTNATGITLLPNLPDDISCASELDGRIESFVNGGVGDDTFYLYNGDPVDAFNPSASATLFRGPQDNGTFEGLPEGTDYYIAVTSGATCMDIAGPFQIVRPDPIVFDATPTAVSCNGEQDGTITVEVLSGGIGLIQFAIGPNFNEFFSDPATPGTYTFEDLAQGTYEILIQDENGCFERDFITVDEPEVLQAINIQTTPELCIGANDGTMTFEITGGTPFNDPMVNAIPYYEYKVEMIDPIDETGTGTFAPYVPGQLIENLQGGASYAIHIRDANLCTGLELFNIGIGVDLTAEPLVVYGCEGIFPNSTVTIDMLGDVAMDDLMFALDPIDPTDAISANAGMEFQWGDLAPGDHTVYIYHQNGCTNFVEFSVDGYDPLTLSAEKTGPNELVAMAQGGFGGYEYFFNGASYGSETTYTTNRSGMVNIRVVDANGCVAEVDLPFEFTGMLEIPNFFTPDGDAQNDLWQIRNTEFFDELEVKIYDRYGRVVAVLDKVTGWDGTYEGKEVPTGDYWYVVNELGNRKSRYVGHFTLYR, translated from the coding sequence ATGCACCCATCACAACAGCGAAGATCGCTGTATGTACTTCTGCTGATCCTCTTTTCAGTGGTTGGCTCTACGGCACTTGCAGATTCTAGCATTACAAAAATTTTTAGTGAGGTAACCCTTGCAGTGGAAAGGGTGGTCGAAAATACGGTTTCCAAAAAGAAAGTAGAAACCTCTTCGGATTTTGATATTTCAAAGACCAAAGACTCCAAAACTAAGTCGGCTTCTGCCATGGCCCCAATGTTTATGACCATCATCCAAGGTGCGGATGAGGAGGTAGGTTGTAGTACCAATGGCTTTACAGTAGCCCGGTTTAACTTATGCGGGAATAGCGATGATAGGATCATTAGTTTATCCGGCGGTCCTTACGGTTCTGTCTCCTGGCAAATTTTGGGAGGTTCCTGTTCTCCGGATATCAACAACGACTGCCCCAATACAGGATCGTGTTATACACAAGTAGCCACTGGGCAAACCTTTAGTTTAGATGCGAGTTCCATCCCATCGACCGTAGGTGCCGAATATAGGGTCGTCGCTGACGGACAAATATATTATTTCAAGGTTAAAAAGAGTACCATCAACCAGACCTTTGTAAAGGAAGACTATATCTGTGATGTTCCTGGCCGTATTCAAATCACCAATTTGTCTAGCGCTTACGAATTCAGTATCGATAGTGGTAGCGGCTTCGGTCCATGGCAAGGTGCCATCTTCTCCAACTTGACACCTGGTACCTATATCGTAAAGGCTAGGTTAAGGAATATTCCAAATACTTGTGAGTATCCTTACGAACCCATTCAAATTTTTGAAAGAGACCTGAACTTATCTGTAAATTTTACGGATATCAATTGTCCCGGGGAAACGGGCACTATAACCGTGACGCCTACCCCAGGACTTGGGCCCTACAAATACACCCTTTTGAACAGTATGGGCGTGGCGCAGGAATTTACGGCGTTTATTCCGGATGAGACCTATACCTTTTCCGCCGTAGGTTCAGGAACCTATATCGCACAGGTTGAGACCCAACAATGTACGGGAGATCCCCTGAACGGGATCAATCCCCCAAGAATTGCGGTTGATACCTTTGGAAACCCAATAACCATTGGGTCTGGAATAAGTCCACTGGATGCGTCTACAGAGGTAAATTCCAGTTTTGGATGTTCAACTATTTCCAGTGTGGATATCACTGTAAATACTTCCGGAGGGTCTGCACCTTATACATTTACGGTGAACGGTGGACCAGTTCAGCCCTCCTATGGAAATGCGGCAACGGACACAGGGACCACAATCTACACCGTAAACTCCCCAGGAACTTATGACTTTGTTATAACAGATAGTAACGGTTGTATTATCACGGCCTCTTCCAATGTGGAAGACTTGCTGCCGCCAGATGTAACAGCATCCGGAATTGACGGAACGTGCAGTAATGGGGGTGCCCGAATTAATTTTACCGTAAACGATGCCAGAGGATATAACCTTTCCTATCGGGTGAATTCCGGGGATCCTTGGGTGACCGCCCCCCAGATTTCAGTTCCCGCGGGAACCTATAACAATATTGAAGTTCGATATCAGCAAGGAGGTTTTGAATGTACCATAACCCTTCCTTCCGTATCAGTAACCACAGTTGGGAATATCAGCGGCTCGGCAACCAAAATCTCCGATGTAACCTGTGATGGCAGTGGAGGTACCAATGGAGGTCGTATAGACTTTGTGGGGCCTTTTACTGGAGGTTCGGGTAGCGGCTATGAATTCAGTATTGATGGGGTAAATTTTACCGCGATTACCTCATATACGAATTTATCTGCAGGAACGTATACACCTATTATCAGGGATGGTGGTGGTTGTCGATTGGAACTGACACCGATAGATATTTTGGATGTAGATCCTCCAACGAACCTTGATTTCGCCCAAAGCAATATTAGCTGCTCGGCCGGTACGTCCGATGTCACCCTGACACCGACATCAAACGCACCAATTGTCAATTATTCCATCGTTAGCCCTGTTCCCTTTAACAATGGGGGTAGCGCTACGTTTGTTGGATTGAGTACTTCCACGTCCTATATCTTTCAAATAACCGATGCTAACAACTGTACGTATACTGAAGGTTTTAGTCCGGCCGTTATCAGTTCTATTCGGGCCCGCGTCAAATCCGGTGGAGATTTAAGGGTTTGTAACGGAGCCACGGATGGTACCGGCACTTTTATAATCGACGGATTTGCGAACAACTACACCTATAATATAAACGGAGGTCCCGAAAGTGCCCCGCAAAACAATGCGGAGGTAGATTTGCCGCTATCCGGAATAGGAACCTATACCATTACCGTTACCGATGCTGATACCGGTTGTACGGATACCGCTTCCTTTGATATTGTGGACGCACCTGCATTGGACATTAGCGGTAGTACCGTGACCCCAATGAGCTGTGCCAATGGAAACGTTGGAAGTGTACGGGCCAATTTTACTGGTGGATGGGGCGGAAACAGATATACGCTGACGCCACCTTCGGGTCCTGCGATCGGACCTAGATCGGGGAGGACATTTAGTAACCTGACAATACCCGGTACCTACACATTGACCGCCGAAGACGCGGAAGGTTGTACGGATTCTTTTGTTTTTGTTCTTGCTCCAATTGATGCACCTACGGTAAGCTTGGACAATGCGGCCTCGGATTTTTGTTATGTTCCGGGAACCGGAGCAACGGCGGTGGTAACTTCTACTGCGGGTACAGCAGCATTGGGAACCCATGAATACCGAATCAATGGAGGCGCGTTGCAACCAACAGGTACCTTTAATGGATTGACTCCCGGTAATTATACCATCGAGGTGGTAGACGGTAACAACTGTAGCGATTCCATAGTAATCAATATAGCTCCCCAACTTAGGGTAAATACTTCAATCGTAACGGAAATACCTTGTGGTGGCTCGCCCGGTCAGATTCGGGTGGATGTATCAGGAGGATATGCTTCGAGTACTGGTCTCTTTGAAGTAAGTTCCGATAACGGGGCAACGTTTAGTGCGCCTGCACCCTATACCTCCACTACCTTCTTCTACGATACCGCTGTTGATGGCACCTATATATTTAGAATAACCGATAATAATACTACCAATGCAGGTTGCGAGGCCACATCGGCACCGCTCATATTGAATCCACCAGCGAATATTGCCGCTGCTTCGGTAATAACAAGGCCTGTAAGTTGCGGTGCTCCAAATAATGGGGTCGTAACCATTATACCCGACGGAACCAGTGGCGTGCCGCCGTACGAAGTCAACTTTAACGGTATGGGATGGAGTTCGCAAACAGTATACTCAGATTTACCTGCAGGTACATATCCTTTTTTAGTTAGGGATTCAAGAGGATGTGAAACCGTACCGGCAAATGCCGTCATAGGTACCGATACAACCTTGCCACCGGATGCATCGGTTACCCAAGATGCAGCTATTTGTGACGGTAGTGGTGTTGTCAGCGGAGGAATTACCATCAATGGGGTTACCGATGGAACTCCAAATTTCGATTTTAGGATCGAGGACCATACGGGTACGGAAATTACGCGTTTGGAAAATCAATCGGCATTTCCAATTACCATTAGCGATACCAACTTGATTCCAGGGAATTATACGGTGATTACGTTGGATGCCAATGGATGTACGGATATTGATACCGTAACCATTACTTCTAATGAGGTTGTTATCACCCCTATATTGCCACCCCTACCTCCAAATTGCGACGACAGTGCATTTACCTATGCGGTTAGCGTAAGCGGCGGTTCAGGCTCGTATGAAATCAAATTGGCACAGCAGCCATCGTTCTATCCCTTGAACAATACACCAGGTGTTAATGATCATACCTTTAGCAATGCCACGGACGGTATTCAATACGGTATTGCCTATACCGTACAGGTGAGGGATGTGGTTACAGGTTGTTTGTACGAGCAGGAAATACCTCCAGTTGATGCACCTTCCACATTGGAAATTACCGCTACCTCAACACCTGGAGCTTGTGATGTGAACAGAAATGGGGAGATTGCCTATGAGGTCATAGGCTATAATCCTGGGGATGTTTTAAGAATAGAACTATTGAACAATGACACCAATACCACAACGGTTATTGTTCCTTCATTTACGGCACCCGCACCGCCTTATAACAATACTTATCCGGAGTTGCCTGGGGATTACCAAATTATCGTGGTGAACGAAACGGATACCTGTAGGGACGCTGCAGCTGTCATCATAGATCAAAATTTACCGGCCATAGATGTCATTTCCGATGTTCCTGCGAATTGTAATGCATTCGGACAGATAACGGTACAGGGCCGTGGCGGATCGGGAGGTCCATATGAGTATGCTTTTGTGCCCGATGGTTCCCCGGAACCCGCCTATCCGGCAGATTATGTGAGTACTACGACTTTTGTGGGCCCTGCCGGAGACTACGATATTTATGTGCGCGATAGCGGTGGTTGTATCTCTTTTGATATCGCCACGGTGATCCAACTGGACCCAGACCTTCCCGTACCCACGTTTACGGTCGTGAACCAGTGTAATCCCAGTTCAACATCCTTTGACATTACAGTGGCCATGCCAAATTCGGTCAACACACCACGTTTTACTTTGGCGGGAGATGAACAGATTCCAACGGATAATGGAACAAATTGGGTATATACTTTTACCGTGGCAAGTCCGGGGGATTATGTGGTCGATGTGGTCGATGCGAACGGATGCACCAGTCAGGGGACAGCGACCGTCTATAACTTCCTTTCGGCTACGGGCACTTTTTCTACGGATTCAACCTGTAACGATGCCGATGGCGAGATTACGATTGCGACTTTTGGCGGCAGCGGTGATTTTGGATACATCCTTTCGGGAACCGATTACACAGGTGCTTCGGTTGGACCCATTACCCAAGAGGACGACCCTGTTTTCACCGGATTGACTCCCGGTACCTATGATGTTATGGTGGTGGACAGAATCATGTTCGACGGAACCAATTTCTGCGAATATAATGTAGCCGGAATCAATTTGAATCAGGCTGCCCAACCAATCATTACTTCAGAATTGGCTACGGATATCACCTGTCGTGATAACAACGATGGAACGATTGAAGTGGTCGTGGGACCTGCAAATGCTTTGGTGCCATTTACTTCTCAGGATATGCCCATTACATATATTTTGAACAATACTTTGACATCCACGGAACACGATCGAAACAATACGGGAACCTTCTCCAATTTACCACAAGGGGATTATCAGGTTCAGGTTGTGACACAACGTGGATGCGAGGTATTATCCGCAGTGCATACGATAACAAATCCGGCCGACTTTAGCATTACAGCTTCGGCTCCTGATTTTGCCTGCGAGCCCGGGGCAAATCGCTATAGTTCAACAATAATAACAGTAAACGTAGTTGATGTTGGGACCGTTGGTTCGGGATATCAGTATAGTATTACCGGTTTTTCCAACTATCAATCGGGTAATACCTTTGAAATTGTGGACAATGGTTCTCCGCAGGATATAACCGTATATGCCATCGACGGGAATGGGTGTCAGACTACCTTTGACCTACCTACGATCAATCCACCAACCGATGTTGTTCCAACATTGAGCGTAGTGAGTGCATTGGACTGTGCCAATGATGAACGCGTTCGCATTGATGTGGTGGGTACTACGGATTTTACCATTGTCACTAACTCGGTCGTACCGATAGCCAATGTAAATGTTAGTGGTGCTTCCTTTGGGTTTGTGGATTTGCCGGCATCGGGCGATTATATCATGGAAATTGTGGACAATACCGGTGGATGTACTTATCCACTTCCCATACATACGGTCAACGACCCGCAATTACCAACGGTTTTTATTACGGAAGCCAAACCGGTAAGCTGTTTCGGAACCAATGATGGCGAGTTGTTCATTACGGTCTCGGACTATGTAGGAACTTATAACTATACGGTCTATATGGCTGACGATACAACTAAAAGTACGCCTATAGCTACCGGAAGTTTTGATACCACGAATTTCCCCGATGTGAATGGGGAGGAGGCTAGGATAACCGGCCTGCCAGGTGGTAATTTAATAGTGGAAGTAGTATCTACGGATGTGCCATTTTGTAGCAATGATAGTAATGTTGCCAATATTCGTACCCCTAACGGGCCCTTACAGGTAACCGCCAATTCTGTGGGTAATGTGGGCTGTGGTAATGACAGTGGTGAAATTCAGGCTACCGGAACAGGTGGTTGGGACGGTACGCCTTATGAATACCGATTATTGTTCAGTACCGATGGTGGTACAAGTTACACCACTGAAGTAGCGCCTTTCTCCAACAATAACACGTTTACCGGATTGGAATATGGTTTCTACCGAGTGGAGATCCGGGATGCTGAGCTTTGTACGAATACCTTTGATATTGAACTGGACGAAGTACCGCAGATAGATGCCGGTATAAGACAGCCGCAAGGTCTGGATTGTCCCAATGGAAATAACGCCGTATTGGAAGCTTTTGACCCCACAACGGGTGATGCCACTACGGCCACAGCGGGGGCCTCTGGAGGGTTTCCAGGCGCTGGATATAATTATCGATTACTGTATTTGAACGGTAACGATAATACGGATATCGCATCTACCAGCGGATTACAGAACACGCCTACATTTATTGGATCAAGCGGTGGTTTTATAAGTGCCGGATGGTATGCCATTGAGGTTTCCTCAAGTTTTGGATGTTTATTCGTTACAGAGCCTTATTTTGTAAATCCACCACCACCTGTAGCCCCTTTATTGGTCCAAACCAGGGTACCTGGCTGCGGCGGTGATGGTGAAATGCGCCTGTCCATCCAAAACCCGGATCCATCTTTTACTTATGAATATGCACCTGTGGAGAATGGGGTTGTGGTGGGTCCTTATCAGACCATGGTTGGAACTTCTGTTTTGGTACCTGGAGTACAAGGAATCACCTATCAATTTGATGTTAGAAAGACCAGTGCGGCAAGTACCTGTTTGGCAATAAGGTCCAACGGTATAACAATGACCAACGCCACAGGAATTACGTTATTGCCCAATTTGCCGGATGACATTTCCTGTGCTTCGGAGCTGGACGGAAGAATAGAATCTTTTGTAAATGGCGGTGTGGGTGACGATACCTTCTACCTGTACAACGGGGACCCAGTGGACGCCTTTAATCCGTCCGCATCGGCTACCTTGTTCAGGGGACCACAGGATAATGGGACTTTCGAAGGCTTGCCCGAAGGTACGGACTACTATATTGCCGTAACTAGTGGGGCCACGTGTATGGATATTGCAGGGCCTTTTCAAATTGTTAGGCCAGATCCTATCGTATTCGATGCTACACCTACAGCGGTAAGTTGTAACGGGGAGCAAGATGGAACCATCACCGTTGAGGTGTTATCTGGAGGTATCGGTTTGATTCAGTTCGCCATAGGCCCAAATTTCAATGAGTTCTTTAGTGATCCGGCAACTCCGGGCACTTATACCTTCGAGGATTTAGCTCAGGGTACCTATGAAATATTGATTCAGGATGAAAATGGCTGTTTTGAACGTGATTTCATCACTGTGGACGAACCAGAAGTTTTACAAGCCATCAACATTCAAACTACGCCAGAATTGTGTATAGGCGCAAATGATGGCACAATGACTTTTGAGATAACCGGGGGAACTCCCTTTAATGACCCCATGGTAAATGCTATACCTTATTATGAGTATAAGGTAGAAATGATAGACCCTATCGATGAAACGGGCACAGGAACTTTTGCCCCATACGTGCCTGGACAATTAATTGAGAATTTACAGGGCGGTGCCTCCTACGCCATTCATATTAGGGATGCCAATCTATGTACAGGATTGGAACTTTTTAATATTGGAATAGGTGTCGATCTTACGGCAGAACCATTGGTTGTGTATGGCTGCGAGGGAATTTTTCCAAATAGTACGGTAACCATTGACATGTTGGGCGATGTAGCCATGGATGATTTAATGTTCGCCTTGGACCCCATAGACCCAACTGATGCCATATCGGCAAACGCGGGAATGGAGTTTCAATGGGGGGATCTTGCTCCAGGTGACCACACCGTTTACATCTATCATCAGAACGGATGTACCAATTTTGTGGAGTTTTCTGTGGATGGTTATGACCCATTGACCCTATCGGCAGAAAAGACGGGGCCCAACGAACTGGTGGCGATGGCTCAAGGAGGTTTTGGCGGTTATGAATACTTCTTTAACGGTGCTTCCTATGGCAGTGAAACAACCTATACCACAAATCGCAGTGGTATGGTTAATATTCGGGTAGTGGATGCAAACGGCTGTGTTGCAGAAGTGGACCTTCCCTTTGAATTTACGGGAATGTTGGAAATTCCTAACTTCTTTACCCCGGATGGAGATGCACAAAATGATTTATGGCAAATACGCAATACTGAATTTTTCGATGAATTGGAGGTGAAAATCTACGATCGATACGGTAGGGTAGTGGCCGTTTTGGATAAGGTAACCGGATGGGACGGTACCTATGAAGGTAAGGAAGTTCCAACCGGCGACTATTGGTATGTGGTCAATGAACTGGGTAATCGTAAATCCCGCTATGTGGGACACTTTACATTGTACAGATAA
- a CDS encoding PQQ-dependent sugar dehydrogenase, giving the protein MKKSVLFFCFFVVLLNSSCAQNPENKVSTPEQVPFDAELFVDDLQIPWGFTFLPDGSMLITEKNGDLIRFFNGKKTKIDNAPKIYQRGQGGLLDIELHPDYEKNGWIYISYASPEGDNKGGNTAIMRAKLDGTKLVQNEVLYKAVPNTTKGQHFGSRIVFDKNGYLFFSIGERGERDINPQDITKDGGKIYRLNDDGSVPKDNPFVGKNGAKTAIYSYGHRNPQGLAVNPNTGEIWDNEHGPRGGDEINIIKKGTNYGWPVVTYGINYSGTPITDKTKMDGMEQPIHYWVPSIAPSGMVFITTDKYNGWKGSVLVGSLAFQYLERLELDGSKVTKREKLMDGIGRVRSIEEGPDGLIYVGVEGKGIYRLNSKK; this is encoded by the coding sequence ATGAAAAAAAGTGTATTATTCTTTTGTTTTTTCGTTGTATTACTAAATTCTTCTTGTGCACAAAACCCTGAAAACAAGGTTTCTACACCGGAGCAAGTTCCTTTTGATGCCGAGCTGTTCGTCGATGACCTACAGATTCCATGGGGCTTTACCTTCCTTCCGGACGGCAGTATGCTGATAACCGAAAAAAACGGTGATTTAATCCGATTTTTTAATGGAAAAAAGACAAAAATCGATAATGCACCCAAAATTTATCAGCGGGGACAAGGTGGTCTTTTGGATATTGAACTGCATCCCGATTATGAAAAAAATGGATGGATCTATATCTCCTATGCATCGCCTGAGGGAGATAACAAAGGTGGAAATACGGCCATTATGAGAGCCAAATTGGACGGTACTAAATTGGTTCAAAATGAAGTATTGTACAAAGCAGTTCCCAATACTACCAAAGGACAACATTTTGGTTCGCGTATTGTATTTGACAAAAACGGATACCTCTTTTTTTCCATAGGGGAACGAGGTGAAAGGGACATAAACCCCCAGGATATTACTAAGGATGGAGGAAAAATTTATAGGCTGAACGATGATGGCAGTGTACCCAAAGACAATCCTTTTGTGGGAAAAAACGGTGCAAAGACCGCTATCTATAGTTACGGACATAGAAATCCGCAAGGACTGGCTGTAAATCCCAACACAGGTGAGATATGGGACAATGAGCATGGCCCACGGGGAGGTGATGAAATCAACATCATTAAAAAGGGGACCAACTATGGGTGGCCGGTCGTTACCTATGGCATTAACTATAGCGGAACACCTATCACCGACAAAACCAAAATGGACGGCATGGAACAACCCATTCATTACTGGGTACCTTCCATCGCACCAAGTGGCATGGTCTTTATAACCACGGACAAATACAACGGATGGAAAGGCAGTGTTCTTGTAGGTTCCTTGGCATTTCAGTATTTGGAGCGCTTGGAACTAGACGGAAGCAAGGTAACCAAAAGGGAGAAATTAATGGACGGCATAGGACGCGTACGTTCCATTGAAGAAGGACCTGACGGACTAATTTACGTGGGAGTGGAAGGAAAAGGGATTTATCGGCTGAACTCAAAAAAATAA